One Leptospira wolbachii serovar Codice str. CDC genomic region harbors:
- a CDS encoding phosphate signaling complex PhoU family protein — protein MIISKFYYLRKNLYSMAELVLEQVILLSEALEDDDYAQAERIVERDDLIDDLEKENDNLSQNAILEAVSNRNILGMGDVDNDIVLKKDPLRFALSAIRITRNMERMGDQVVNCADVFRHKTIRKGLFKNEEPMTLILSRVTTLAGMAIESLVEEKERFMGSVNTLEDELNALCDQAFHKYRCVPDMEKQEFADVYRIILALERLGDYAVNVAEELVRLNTGKDIRHLENVKTKASHFP, from the coding sequence ATGATCATTTCAAAGTTTTATTACCTAAGAAAAAATTTGTATTCCATGGCAGAACTTGTTTTGGAACAGGTGATCCTTTTAAGTGAAGCCTTGGAAGATGATGATTACGCACAAGCAGAACGAATCGTCGAACGAGATGATCTCATTGATGATTTGGAAAAGGAAAATGACAACCTGTCCCAGAATGCGATTTTGGAAGCTGTGAGCAACCGCAATATTCTTGGTATGGGTGATGTAGACAACGACATCGTTTTAAAAAAAGACCCACTCCGGTTTGCACTCTCTGCCATTCGGATTACAAGGAACATGGAACGGATGGGAGACCAAGTGGTCAACTGTGCTGATGTCTTTCGCCACAAAACTATCCGCAAAGGTCTTTTTAAAAACGAAGAACCCATGACTCTTATTTTATCGAGAGTGACTACGCTTGCAGGAATGGCCATTGAATCTCTTGTCGAAGAGAAAGAGAGATTTATGGGAAGTGTGAATACATTAGAAGATGAATTGAATGCCCTTTGTGACCAAGCATTTCATAAATACCGTTGTGTCCCCGATATGGAAAAACAAGAATTTGCGGATGTGTATCGTATTATTCTCGCCTTGGAGCGGTTAGGCGATTATGCAGTAAACGTAGCTGAGGAATTGGTTCGACTCAACACGGGTAAAGACATTCGCCATTTAGAAAACGTCAAAACAAAAGCCTCCCATTTTCCTTAA
- a CDS encoding chemotaxis protein CheW, which produces MAKETSSANQFIHEQYIIFNLGDEEYAIPITIVEEIVKITNLIRVPQSKSFFAGIMDIRGKVVRMIDLAKRLNIKNITDAAADRAIVINVSGKSIGVIVDKVSHVVHFPANQVDPPPPSVKGISSRYITGVGKKDNRFIILIDIEKILTVEEVTELATV; this is translated from the coding sequence ATGGCAAAAGAAACATCATCCGCAAACCAATTCATTCATGAGCAGTACATTATATTCAATTTGGGCGATGAAGAATATGCGATTCCCATCACCATAGTCGAAGAAATTGTCAAAATCACTAACCTAATCCGTGTTCCGCAGTCCAAAAGTTTCTTCGCAGGGATTATGGACATTCGGGGCAAAGTTGTTCGGATGATTGACCTGGCAAAACGTCTTAACATTAAAAATATCACGGATGCTGCCGCGGACCGCGCCATTGTCATCAATGTCTCTGGCAAATCCATTGGTGTGATTGTGGATAAAGTTTCTCACGTAGTGCATTTTCCCGCAAACCAAGTAGATCCACCTCCGCCGTCGGTCAAAGGGATATCATCTAGGTACATTACTGGTGTTGGTAAAAAAGACAATCGGTTCATTATCCTGATCGATATTGAAAAAATTCTCACTGTGGAAGAAGTTACCGAGTTGGCAACCGTCTAA
- a CDS encoding mannose-1-phosphate guanylyltransferase: protein MAKLPKESPVVLIMAGGKGERFWPRSRTNSPKQLQKVYSNKTLLRETIDRALTITTLDRIYIGTNANLKTEILKKDPKFPSTNFILEPEGKNTAPIIALSALYFQKKFGNPNLIVLSADAFIDPIKEFTKTIEQALYETENGMVLLGVKPNRPEVGYGYISTGKPTDVGYTVKAFFEKPDFKTALKYIKKKNFYWNPGIFLFRTETILSELERHAPHILNPLKNGFPFKSFGDLKTAFQMLPSEAIDTAIMEKSNRIRMVEATFNWDDVGSWMSLERILPGDKEKNHHQGKEVLYHKASGNISSVQKELIAFLGVKDLIVVEEPDVLLVTSRDGVGDIKAMLSTMRKNKVLQKYLD from the coding sequence ATGGCAAAATTACCTAAAGAATCCCCGGTTGTCCTCATTATGGCTGGTGGAAAGGGAGAGAGGTTCTGGCCTCGCTCCCGCACCAATTCTCCGAAACAACTTCAGAAAGTTTATTCGAACAAAACTCTTCTTCGTGAGACCATTGACCGTGCTCTCACCATCACAACTTTAGACCGAATTTATATTGGAACCAACGCCAACCTAAAAACAGAGATTCTAAAAAAAGATCCAAAATTCCCTTCTACAAATTTCATCTTGGAACCAGAAGGCAAAAACACTGCCCCTATCATTGCCCTTTCGGCCCTCTACTTTCAGAAAAAATTTGGAAATCCCAATCTCATCGTTTTATCTGCAGATGCTTTTATTGATCCCATCAAGGAATTTACAAAGACCATAGAACAGGCCCTATACGAGACAGAAAATGGAATGGTTCTACTTGGTGTGAAACCCAACCGTCCCGAAGTAGGGTATGGTTATATCAGCACGGGGAAACCAACTGACGTAGGTTATACCGTAAAAGCTTTTTTTGAGAAACCCGATTTCAAAACTGCCTTAAAATACATAAAGAAGAAGAATTTTTATTGGAATCCAGGGATTTTCCTTTTTCGCACAGAAACCATTCTTTCGGAACTCGAACGTCATGCACCACACATTCTGAATCCTTTAAAAAATGGGTTTCCGTTTAAGAGTTTTGGAGATCTAAAAACCGCCTTCCAAATGCTTCCCTCAGAAGCGATCGATACAGCCATAATGGAAAAATCCAATCGGATTCGAATGGTGGAAGCCACTTTCAATTGGGATGATGTGGGATCTTGGATGTCTTTGGAAAGGATCCTTCCGGGGGATAAAGAAAAGAACCACCACCAAGGAAAAGAAGTTCTCTATCACAAAGCATCGGGGAATATTTCATCCGTTCAGAAGGAACTCATTGCGTTTCTTGGAGTCAAGGATCTCATCGTTGTGGAAGAACCAGATGTCCTTCTTGTGACTTCTCGCGATGGTGTAGGGGATATCAAGGCTATGTTATCCACTATGCGGAAAAATAAAGTTTTACAAAAGTACCTCGACTAG
- the hfq gene encoding RNA chaperone Hfq, whose protein sequence is MSAKNNIQDQLLNTARKEKIDLTIYLLNGVPLKGKVVSFDNFTIILENESKQNLVYKHAISTIIPAKPIKLHSEDAPKEAGGV, encoded by the coding sequence ATGTCGGCAAAAAATAATATCCAAGACCAACTTCTAAATACAGCAAGAAAGGAGAAAATCGATCTCACCATTTACTTGTTAAACGGAGTTCCGCTGAAAGGAAAGGTTGTCAGTTTTGACAACTTCACAATCATCTTAGAAAACGAGAGTAAACAGAATTTGGTGTACAAACATGCCATTTCCACCATCATCCCAGCAAAACCCATCAAACTTCATAGTGAAGATGCGCCGAAAGAAGCGGGAGGGGTCTAA
- the miaA gene encoding tRNA (adenosine(37)-N6)-dimethylallyltransferase MiaA, whose amino-acid sequence MILPVLGGPTGSGKTALTQALDPKRFEIVSFDSRQVYRDLPVGTTAPTHEESSYIRHWLVGILNANKSVNASQFSLWAREAIKDIVARGKIPFLIGGTGFYLRAFLMGMYPVPNVPKETKDYVLELPLDMAREELSAKDPKAMESLSPQDGYRIKRALEVVLTGVLWSDVSKETVGGYLSDYPDVQVIGHWLDWPRDVLYSRINERVKQITTGMLAETKEVVLKYGSDCPGLRTLGYNFALAFLNGIIDSNTFIEQLAQSHRNYAKRQITWFKKDPLLSPISFEAAVQLYTNIDKI is encoded by the coding sequence GTGATCCTCCCCGTCCTTGGTGGACCCACCGGTTCCGGAAAAACTGCACTCACCCAAGCCCTAGACCCCAAACGTTTCGAAATTGTTTCTTTTGACTCCCGCCAAGTCTACCGGGACCTTCCGGTAGGCACAACGGCACCCACTCACGAAGAGTCCTCCTACATCCGCCATTGGCTTGTTGGTATTTTGAATGCAAACAAGTCTGTCAATGCGAGTCAATTTTCCCTCTGGGCAAGAGAGGCCATAAAAGACATCGTAGCCCGTGGAAAAATTCCTTTTCTAATTGGTGGCACTGGATTTTACCTCCGAGCTTTTCTTATGGGGATGTATCCCGTACCAAATGTACCCAAGGAAACCAAAGACTATGTTTTGGAACTTCCTTTGGATATGGCAAGAGAAGAGTTATCGGCAAAAGATCCGAAGGCAATGGAATCATTGTCACCGCAAGATGGTTACCGAATCAAACGAGCTTTGGAAGTTGTACTCACTGGAGTTTTGTGGTCTGATGTTTCGAAAGAAACTGTGGGTGGATATTTAAGCGATTATCCAGATGTCCAAGTGATTGGGCATTGGTTGGATTGGCCACGCGATGTTCTCTACAGCAGGATTAATGAACGAGTGAAACAGATCACCACGGGTATGTTAGCGGAGACAAAAGAAGTGGTTTTAAAATATGGATCGGACTGCCCGGGCCTACGAACCTTAGGTTACAATTTTGCGCTTGCTTTCTTAAATGGAATCATAGACAGTAATACATTCATTGAGCAGCTGGCCCAAAGCCACAGGAATTATGCGAAACGACAGATCACTTGGTTCAAAAAAGATCCGTTACTTTCGCCCATTTCCTTCGAAGCCGCTGTCCAACTGTATACAAATATAGATAAAATATAG
- a CDS encoding FYDLN acid domain-containing protein: protein MVAKKAVKKQAPPKKKAVAKEKPTKDAKSASPKEDKKKPVAGAKIPATKAKALPAPKTAQAATKDKPAPVAKAPAVKIDPNYPLGKKFNCYSCGTKFYDLHKPEKKCPKCGADQLAKPAIKSRMAAIRSSEYEVEEEEEPVLEDDELLEETEELEEAEEEEVAAEEEV from the coding sequence ATGGTCGCAAAAAAAGCAGTCAAGAAGCAGGCCCCGCCCAAGAAAAAAGCGGTAGCCAAAGAAAAACCAACCAAGGACGCAAAGTCCGCTTCCCCGAAGGAAGATAAAAAAAAGCCCGTAGCCGGAGCTAAAATACCCGCTACGAAGGCGAAAGCCTTACCGGCCCCGAAAACAGCACAAGCTGCCACTAAGGACAAACCGGCCCCAGTGGCTAAGGCGCCAGCTGTAAAGATTGATCCCAACTACCCTTTGGGCAAAAAGTTCAATTGTTACTCTTGCGGTACCAAGTTTTATGATTTGCACAAACCGGAAAAAAAATGCCCGAAATGTGGGGCAGACCAATTGGCAAAACCTGCCATCAAATCACGAATGGCGGCTATCCGCAGTTCTGAATATGAAGTGGAAGAAGAGGAAGAGCCAGTTTTAGAAGATGATGAACTCTTAGAAGAAACGGAAGAGTTGGAAGAGGCCGAAGAAGAGGAGGTCGCAGCCGAGGAAGAGGTGTGA
- a CDS encoding pyridoxine 5'-phosphate synthase, translating into MTQLSVNVNKIATLRNSRGGSIPSVIQISEIILNAGAYGITIHPREDERHITKQDVFEIREFLESYNENLSKKGFPKKEFNIEGEPSERFLDLVLAARPDQATLVPVKPGEITSDHGFDLKDKTVFQTLKSLVQRFHAEGIRVSLFMETNFEQYPLVKELGADRIELYTGPFAYAYERSPEEGLISFKEYETAAKEAHKLGLGVNAGHDLDTNNLQLFAKLPHLAEVSIGHRLVSQSLIVGMETTIKDYLKVLSLGNGV; encoded by the coding sequence ATGACCCAATTAAGTGTCAATGTCAACAAGATCGCCACTCTACGTAATTCTCGTGGCGGATCCATTCCTAGTGTCATTCAAATTTCTGAGATCATTCTAAATGCCGGTGCTTACGGCATTACCATCCATCCCAGAGAGGATGAAAGGCATATCACCAAACAAGATGTATTCGAAATACGAGAGTTTTTAGAATCTTACAACGAAAATTTATCCAAAAAGGGATTTCCTAAAAAAGAATTCAATATCGAAGGCGAACCAAGCGAACGATTTTTGGACCTAGTCCTTGCAGCAAGGCCCGACCAAGCCACTCTCGTTCCCGTGAAACCAGGAGAAATCACCTCAGACCATGGATTTGATTTGAAAGACAAAACAGTGTTCCAAACTCTAAAGTCCCTGGTCCAAAGGTTCCATGCAGAAGGAATTCGGGTCTCTTTGTTTATGGAAACCAACTTCGAACAGTACCCATTGGTCAAAGAACTAGGGGCCGACCGAATTGAGTTGTATACGGGACCTTTTGCTTATGCTTACGAAAGGTCGCCGGAAGAGGGTTTAATCAGTTTCAAAGAGTATGAAACCGCAGCCAAAGAGGCCCACAAACTAGGATTAGGTGTGAATGCAGGACACGATTTGGATACAAACAATTTGCAACTCTTTGCCAAACTTCCCCATTTAGCTGAGGTTTCGATTGGTCACAGGCTTGTGAGCCAAAGCCTGATCGTAGGAATGGAGACTACTATAAAGGATTATCTCAAAGTTCTTTCGCTAGGGAACGGAGTTTAG
- a CDS encoding tetratricopeptide repeat protein, with translation MRLFVVLIFALSLGFCTTDPQKNPTRDPYSLETLIFLEEVLLDVWESSESREEAMSRLRYVCRTRDTDDGYLCYTWGLLEYHRGNYAESYTAFRKALEKNPNDSLYKNMLRISAEKSGNLADLKAHSRDGEVLAVFTETQKLCKENKPPVSESFQFLAERGILTKESLRRGVLSDCFQRLSDADKFRIQKEIRLSSLSYKERLYADQMKSDPFSKIWDTASYHRGEAGQAAGASAGVVTANASLGTDNGVAPQTTTKPGAPITDAWRKLKLASLSGNESQGREAIRSFLSEIQQAKRKGKLEGQLALALERAAKLLLEQDPQYSKLRSLAKEL, from the coding sequence ATGCGTCTATTCGTTGTCCTGATTTTCGCTCTTTCCCTTGGGTTTTGTACAACAGATCCTCAGAAGAACCCAACCCGGGATCCGTACAGTTTGGAAACCCTCATCTTTTTGGAAGAGGTGCTGCTTGACGTATGGGAGTCCTCCGAGTCCAGAGAAGAGGCTATGTCTCGACTAAGATACGTTTGCCGAACGCGGGATACAGACGATGGATATTTATGTTACACTTGGGGACTACTGGAATACCACAGAGGCAATTATGCGGAGAGTTATACTGCTTTTAGAAAGGCTCTAGAAAAAAATCCAAACGATAGTCTTTACAAAAATATGTTACGAATTTCTGCCGAAAAGTCGGGAAATCTAGCTGATCTTAAAGCCCATTCTCGAGATGGCGAGGTTTTAGCAGTTTTTACAGAAACACAAAAACTTTGTAAGGAAAACAAACCACCAGTGTCTGAATCCTTTCAATTCTTAGCAGAACGTGGGATTCTCACAAAAGAAAGTTTGCGTCGCGGAGTCCTTTCCGATTGTTTCCAACGTTTGAGTGATGCAGACAAATTTCGAATCCAAAAAGAAATCCGACTTTCTTCCCTTTCTTATAAAGAACGTCTTTATGCCGACCAGATGAAATCGGATCCTTTTTCTAAGATTTGGGATACCGCCAGTTACCATCGTGGGGAAGCAGGACAGGCTGCGGGTGCCAGTGCCGGAGTGGTCACAGCGAATGCGTCGCTCGGTACCGATAACGGAGTCGCACCACAAACAACTACAAAGCCGGGGGCACCCATCACAGATGCTTGGAGAAAATTGAAACTTGCTTCCCTTTCGGGAAATGAATCACAAGGCAGGGAAGCCATTCGTAGTTTTTTATCCGAGATCCAACAGGCCAAACGAAAAGGTAAACTAGAGGGTCAACTCGCTTTGGCATTAGAAAGAGCAGCCAAATTACTTCTGGAACAAGACCCTCAGTATTCTAAACTCCGTTCCCTAGCGAAAGAACTTTGA
- a CDS encoding S41 family peptidase — protein sequence MKRIVYLLSFFTLLSFALPVGFISCEPEAKKAPNRVTNFTYQDFETVVKSVDKFYIDKNINKNRAFTDAASFAVLSMPHPLYIYPESYFAEREKYDDKDDLWPGKTFKISPSDKFVLFDPDYVLVEKIQKEKLKKNENRKLSDAEVKKLIEKEKLKKSVIAAKWEEINFSRKEFDRVISYVQDNLETYKTPVLKGLVELDGELPEEEEKKEFSMEQVFLAAANGYLNSLDPHSNVFLKEMWEESMAKISDGSFEGIGAILSGGGSREVVVENPLEGSPAVKAGIRSGDTIVAVDGKVIKNLTLDKVVKKIKGPKATKVVLTITRKGNTGKTDIEVIRDKITIKNVTHHIVKENPQVGYIKLTGFVKPGPGEAPIDTQIANAVVEMEQEAKDSGKPLKALILDLRGNSGGYLDLAIDITDMFIEKGMIVFTRTPFRSDEEKYAKNKDITKLPLVVMINSKSASASEIVASAIQHHGRGILLGERTFGKATVQSLNNLENNPDYLLKITNARYYSPSGKTIQVVGVSPDIEVSEEPDGGFPFRYREEDMWNHLPLIPHEGVVKSKFNVNAIKEYAKKNGKADAFLKSHANDAIKPDYMLIRSLDYIEGMLNTK from the coding sequence TTGAAACGAATTGTTTACCTACTTTCCTTTTTCACCCTACTCAGCTTTGCCCTTCCTGTAGGTTTTATCTCCTGCGAACCGGAAGCCAAAAAAGCTCCTAACCGCGTAACCAATTTTACTTACCAAGACTTCGAAACCGTGGTCAAATCTGTGGATAAGTTCTATATTGATAAAAATATCAATAAAAACCGAGCTTTCACTGATGCGGCATCCTTTGCCGTTCTCAGTATGCCTCACCCACTCTATATTTACCCAGAAAGTTATTTCGCTGAAAGGGAAAAATACGATGACAAAGACGATCTTTGGCCGGGGAAAACTTTTAAGATCTCCCCTTCCGATAAATTCGTGTTATTCGATCCTGACTATGTTCTCGTAGAAAAAATTCAAAAAGAAAAATTGAAGAAAAACGAAAACAGAAAACTTTCAGACGCAGAAGTTAAAAAACTCATCGAAAAAGAAAAACTGAAAAAATCTGTCATCGCTGCAAAATGGGAAGAAATTAATTTCTCACGTAAAGAATTTGATCGAGTGATCTCTTACGTTCAAGACAATTTAGAAACTTACAAAACACCTGTCCTCAAAGGTCTTGTGGAACTTGATGGCGAACTTCCGGAAGAAGAAGAAAAGAAAGAATTCAGCATGGAACAAGTGTTTCTTGCCGCTGCCAACGGTTATTTGAATTCTTTGGATCCACATTCTAATGTTTTCTTAAAAGAGATGTGGGAAGAGTCCATGGCTAAAATTAGCGATGGTTCCTTTGAAGGAATTGGCGCGATTTTATCGGGTGGTGGTAGTCGTGAAGTCGTAGTAGAAAATCCATTGGAAGGAAGCCCTGCAGTGAAAGCAGGAATTCGAAGTGGAGACACAATCGTTGCTGTGGATGGTAAGGTGATCAAAAACCTAACACTAGATAAAGTGGTTAAAAAAATCAAAGGACCAAAAGCAACGAAAGTGGTTCTTACCATCACAAGAAAGGGCAATACAGGAAAAACGGACATCGAAGTGATCCGTGATAAAATTACGATAAAAAACGTAACTCATCATATCGTAAAAGAAAATCCCCAAGTTGGTTATATCAAACTCACAGGATTTGTAAAACCAGGTCCAGGCGAAGCCCCTATCGACACACAAATTGCGAATGCCGTTGTGGAGATGGAACAAGAAGCCAAAGACAGTGGCAAACCACTCAAAGCTTTGATCTTAGACTTACGTGGAAACTCCGGTGGGTATTTGGATTTAGCCATTGATATTACCGACATGTTTATCGAAAAAGGGATGATTGTATTCACAAGAACTCCATTTCGAAGTGATGAAGAAAAATATGCAAAAAACAAAGACATCACAAAACTTCCATTAGTTGTGATGATCAATTCTAAATCGGCTTCTGCTTCTGAAATTGTAGCCAGTGCCATCCAACACCATGGTCGTGGAATTTTACTCGGGGAAAGAACTTTCGGAAAAGCAACTGTTCAAAGTTTAAACAACCTAGAAAACAACCCTGATTATTTACTCAAAATCACCAATGCAAGATACTACTCACCATCTGGAAAAACCATCCAAGTTGTAGGAGTTTCTCCTGATATTGAAGTTTCGGAAGAACCAGACGGTGGATTCCCATTCCGTTACCGTGAAGAAGATATGTGGAACCACCTTCCTCTCATTCCGCACGAAGGTGTTGTGAAATCCAAGTTCAATGTAAATGCGATCAAAGAGTATGCGAAGAAAAATGGAAAGGCTGATGCCTTCTTAAAATCACATGCCAATGATGCCATCAAACCAGACTATATGCTCATCAGAAGTTTGGATTACATTGAAGGGATGTTGAATACAAAATAA
- the nadB gene encoding L-aspartate oxidase has product MTRIKSDFLIIGSGVSGLFTALKLAPLGSVVVVTKKADYESNTNYAQGGIASVFDDKDKFEEHIKDTLESGAGLCDLEAVRVLVEEGPTRVRELLDLGVPFTRNQTGELDLAREGGHSKNRIIHSLDRTGSAVEQSLLDHVHANQNIRILENHACVDLITKHHLKDKDNLPLRCYGAYIVDTETGEVFPVLAKKTILATGGAGQVYLHTTNPNIATGDGVASAYRAGAIVKNMEFYQFHPTSLFHEQGNSFLISEAVRGHGGILREIGGRPFMKDYHTLGELAPRDIVARAIDDTMKKRGEPHVLLDITHRPANDIISHFPSIYERCKKLGIDITTDPIPVVPAAHYMCGGVATDLLGRTNIADLYACGETTCTGVHGGNRLASNSLLECLVFSHRIAGDIRSQGNLSYSSETDLIPDWNKEGTTNTEEWVLISHDLVEIKTIMSNYVGIVRSDMRLERALRRLKLISEEVKDYYNRTTVSLGLLELRNLVKVAELIVRSALLRKESRGLHFNTDYPEDRSPSRQDTILSHKL; this is encoded by the coding sequence GTGACTCGAATTAAATCGGATTTTTTGATCATTGGAAGCGGAGTGAGTGGACTCTTTACCGCACTAAAGTTGGCTCCGCTGGGATCCGTAGTCGTTGTCACCAAAAAGGCAGACTACGAATCCAATACTAATTATGCCCAAGGTGGAATAGCTTCTGTTTTTGATGACAAGGATAAGTTTGAAGAACATATCAAAGACACCTTGGAATCGGGAGCAGGTCTTTGTGATTTGGAAGCTGTGCGTGTGCTTGTGGAAGAAGGACCCACTCGGGTTCGAGAACTACTGGACCTAGGAGTTCCTTTTACCAGAAACCAAACCGGGGAATTAGACCTTGCCCGCGAAGGTGGACATAGCAAAAACCGAATCATCCACTCTCTAGATAGAACAGGGAGTGCCGTAGAACAGTCGCTACTCGACCATGTTCATGCCAACCAAAACATTCGTATTTTAGAGAACCATGCTTGTGTGGATCTTATCACCAAACACCATTTAAAGGATAAAGACAATCTTCCCCTTCGGTGTTATGGTGCTTATATTGTGGATACAGAAACGGGAGAGGTTTTTCCTGTACTTGCCAAAAAAACCATATTAGCAACGGGTGGGGCAGGCCAAGTCTATCTGCACACAACAAACCCGAACATTGCGACTGGTGATGGTGTGGCGAGTGCTTATAGGGCTGGTGCGATTGTCAAAAATATGGAATTTTATCAATTCCATCCCACTTCCCTTTTTCATGAACAGGGAAATAGTTTTTTAATTTCGGAAGCAGTCCGTGGCCATGGTGGCATCTTACGAGAGATAGGTGGTAGACCTTTCATGAAGGACTACCATACATTGGGAGAGCTGGCCCCAAGAGACATTGTGGCTCGTGCCATTGACGATACGATGAAAAAAAGAGGAGAACCTCATGTCCTCCTGGATATTACCCATAGGCCGGCAAACGATATCATCAGCCACTTTCCCTCCATCTATGAACGTTGCAAAAAATTGGGAATTGATATCACAACAGATCCCATCCCAGTAGTACCCGCTGCCCACTATATGTGCGGAGGTGTGGCTACAGACTTACTCGGAAGGACAAACATTGCCGACTTGTACGCTTGCGGGGAAACCACTTGCACCGGGGTACATGGCGGGAACCGATTGGCATCCAATAGTCTACTCGAATGCCTTGTATTTTCACACCGCATAGCAGGTGATATTCGTTCTCAAGGGAACCTTAGTTATTCCTCGGAAACGGACCTCATTCCTGATTGGAACAAAGAAGGAACGACAAATACAGAAGAATGGGTTCTTATCTCTCATGATTTGGTAGAAATCAAAACGATTATGAGTAATTATGTGGGGATAGTTCGCTCCGATATGCGTTTGGAGAGAGCCCTTCGCCGATTGAAATTGATTTCTGAAGAAGTGAAAGACTATTACAACAGAACCACGGTGTCTCTTGGATTACTGGAACTTCGAAACCTAGTGAAAGTGGCAGAACTCATTGTTCGGTCGGCACTACTCCGGAAGGAAAGTCGCGGGCTTCATTTTAATACGGACTATCCAGAAGACAGATCTCCATCTCGCCAAGATACCATTCTTTCTCACAAACTTTAA
- a CDS encoding tyrosine-type recombinase/integrase, with protein sequence MIKFRYSPEDNRFYLRFHFSKTLVSIAKSIPKGCYHSIDQCWSYPNDPIIIKQVLHAFAVHDIRILPKEIPKQCGILDDFFKATRERNFSFRTTKTYYSNIIQLLAFTEKLPVNVKTSDLDKYLDHLVTERGVKAASVRSARQAFIFYFREVRQQFTQLKFPRMMIGSKLPEVLSAEETSSIFNALPNRKHKMLLLISYSSGLRVSEVIHLKITDIDLKRNMVRVGQGKGKKDRYTILASSLIEELKEYLKVREYNLLLKHSYNEVRANPWLFPGSGSRPLHIRTAEAIFTNAAKKANIGKKVSFHSLRHAFATHLLELGTDLRMIQTLLGHASVRTTQIYTKVARSRLENIVSPLDRIPSAKENTKLLPDK encoded by the coding sequence ATGATCAAATTTCGTTACTCTCCCGAAGACAATCGTTTCTATTTACGATTTCACTTTTCAAAAACTCTTGTTTCCATTGCGAAATCCATACCCAAGGGATGTTACCATTCCATCGACCAATGTTGGTCTTATCCGAATGATCCCATAATCATAAAACAAGTATTACATGCTTTTGCAGTCCATGACATTAGAATTCTTCCTAAAGAAATTCCCAAACAATGCGGAATATTAGATGATTTTTTTAAAGCAACGAGAGAACGTAATTTTTCGTTTCGCACAACAAAAACATACTACTCTAATATAATTCAACTCTTGGCCTTCACAGAAAAACTTCCCGTTAACGTCAAAACTAGTGATTTAGACAAATATCTGGACCACCTCGTAACTGAGCGTGGTGTAAAAGCCGCAAGCGTTAGGTCAGCAAGGCAAGCTTTTATCTTCTATTTTCGCGAAGTCAGACAACAATTCACACAATTAAAATTTCCCCGGATGATGATCGGATCCAAACTACCCGAGGTTTTATCTGCAGAAGAAACAAGTTCCATATTCAATGCACTTCCCAATAGAAAACATAAAATGTTACTTCTGATCAGTTACTCCTCTGGTTTGCGAGTGAGTGAAGTCATTCATTTAAAAATAACAGACATTGACTTAAAGAGAAATATGGTTCGAGTGGGACAAGGCAAAGGAAAAAAAGATCGGTATACGATCCTTGCCTCTTCTCTCATTGAAGAGCTGAAAGAATATCTGAAAGTAAGAGAATACAATTTACTTTTAAAACACAGTTATAACGAAGTGCGTGCCAATCCTTGGTTGTTTCCAGGTTCTGGCAGTCGCCCTCTACACATCCGAACCGCTGAGGCCATCTTTACAAACGCGGCCAAAAAAGCAAACATCGGGAAAAAGGTAAGTTTCCATAGTTTGCGGCATGCCTTCGCCACACATTTGTTAGAGCTTGGAACCGACCTACGAATGATCCAAACATTACTCGGACACGCAAGTGTCCGAACCACTCAAATTTATACCAAAGTAGCAAGAAGTCGGTTAGAAAACATTGTAAGCCCCTTAGATAGAATTCCATCCGCAAAAGAAAACACTAAGTTACTACCAGATAAATAA
- a CDS encoding DUF805 domain-containing protein — MSFQDAIKVCLQKYADFSGNAKRPEFWWWIVFCIIISAVLNMILPIIGGVFSLAVLLPSLSVGARRLHDTGRSGWWQLIGITGIGVLVLIFFWAQKGKS, encoded by the coding sequence ATGTCATTTCAAGATGCGATCAAAGTATGTTTACAAAAGTATGCTGATTTTAGCGGCAATGCGAAAAGGCCAGAATTCTGGTGGTGGATTGTTTTCTGCATTATCATCAGTGCGGTCCTCAACATGATTTTACCAATTATCGGAGGAGTATTTTCCTTAGCTGTACTTTTGCCAAGTTTGAGTGTGGGGGCAAGGCGTTTGCATGATACAGGTAGGAGTGGATGGTGGCAATTGATTGGGATTACTGGGATTGGAGTTTTAGTGCTTATTTTTTTCTGGGCACAAAAAGGAAAAAGTTAG